In Dermacentor andersoni chromosome 4, qqDerAnde1_hic_scaffold, whole genome shotgun sequence, the following proteins share a genomic window:
- the LOC140217276 gene encoding uncharacterized protein, with product MEPAAEQRCLEENGMSSVAKLKLPDFWPLDYELGFVHIEALFRRHRISSQAAKYDNVVSALNPTTAAFVPDSLLAPPPDDQYDTLKRELLLHITDSESRQIQQLLSLDELGDWKPTELLRCMAQLLGTSPLLAH from the coding sequence ATGGAACCAGCCGCCGAACAACGATGTCTCGAAGAAAACGGAATGTCTTCCGTGGCCAAACTCAAACTTCCCGATTTCTGGCCCTTGGACTATGAACTCGGGTTCGTCCACATCGAGGCGCTGTTTCGCCGTCACCGAATCTCATCTCAAGCGGCCAAGTACGACAACGTCGTGAGTGCGCTTAACCCGACCACCGCAGCTTTCGTCCCCGACAGTTTGCTAGCTCCTCCGCCCGATGATCAGTACGACACCCTTAAGCGGGAGTTACTACTGCACATCACCGACTCTGAGTCGCGACAGATTCAACAGCTCCTCTCATTGGATGAACTTGGTGACTGGAAACCGACAGAGCTGCTTCGCTGCATGGCACAACTCCTGGGAACCAGTCCATTATTGGCACACTGA